Proteins encoded together in one Candidatus Cloacimonadota bacterium window:
- a CDS encoding DNA internalization-related competence protein ComEC/Rec2: MRKIFSHPFVPITSCFIAGLLVGSFLRIPVWITILSLLVVTSTLLIIHKRPLIFVIILLILFGIFRYTITELRPANHISYFIEDLGGENIQIEGTIAEEPLKYSDKITFMTQLTNLEGVPATGNILLTIKSQNLGALPSYGDHISYSGTIFRPLKNNNPYSFNYREYLQNKNIHGLSYLYTSRYEITKETKNLYYYAVIIPREWIRHRIDRFYSIQYSGFLKAILLGEKNSLPAQLKQEFAYSGLSHILAVSGLHTGVIALIFLTIFQIIFRNKNLARWFTIILLVYYMLLAHAVPSVQRAVIMISLVLLAKIFQRRANTINILFAAAFIILCINPFQLFSVGFQLSFISVFVILVLFQYLSRFLKPLRENHSILFWLLNLVILSLLVQLALAPLTIHYFHTLALGGILANVIAIPLISLVLPLSLLSIFFPFSAICSIYAAANKLMLFLVFGISRFVASHKILLFDFLNMSIFQVVALYIVLVLLILLWKKSDTLTTRLYKCISFSIVILMILFVPGFFQNKDFEITVLDVGQGDAIVLRTPDRKTILIDTGDKTLQKNYGEMVVVPYLRSHGIKHINLLVLTHPHADHIGGACAVLENVNIEKVLLPLCEYESEMYGDVLTSLEKNEIEIIFADTSLVFEEFEPVHVKVLHPTYEYKNETNVNNYSVVIKAEYKDFSILLTGDAEREVESILIDNWGTSLDSDLLKVGHHGSNSSSTAKFLEYVTPDYAVISVGEKNRYNHPDKNIIMRLEECAQGLFRTDQDGAVIFSSGGNTLDIKTITSEREIIDCDI; the protein is encoded by the coding sequence ATGAGGAAGATATTCTCTCATCCTTTTGTTCCAATCACTTCTTGCTTTATTGCCGGATTGCTTGTTGGTTCATTTCTGAGGATTCCGGTCTGGATAACGATACTTTCACTGCTTGTCGTCACATCAACACTTCTAATAATCCATAAGCGACCGCTCATTTTTGTTATCATACTCTTGATTCTTTTCGGAATATTCAGATATACAATTACCGAACTGCGTCCCGCAAATCATATTTCATATTTTATCGAGGATCTTGGTGGTGAAAACATACAGATCGAGGGAACGATTGCTGAAGAACCGCTTAAATATTCAGATAAAATTACCTTTATGACTCAACTAACAAATCTCGAGGGTGTACCAGCGACCGGCAACATACTCCTAACAATAAAGAGTCAAAATTTGGGAGCGCTTCCATCCTATGGTGATCATATTTCATATTCTGGAACAATCTTCCGTCCACTTAAAAACAACAATCCTTACAGCTTCAACTACAGGGAATATCTACAGAATAAAAATATTCATGGTCTATCCTACCTTTACACATCGCGTTACGAAATAACAAAAGAGACTAAGAATTTATATTATTACGCTGTTATTATACCGAGAGAGTGGATCAGGCATAGGATCGATAGATTTTATTCTATACAATATTCTGGATTTCTCAAAGCAATTTTACTTGGTGAGAAAAATTCTCTTCCCGCCCAATTAAAACAGGAATTTGCCTATTCCGGACTTTCACACATTCTTGCAGTCAGTGGATTGCATACTGGCGTAATAGCGCTAATTTTTCTAACAATCTTTCAGATCATATTTCGAAACAAAAATCTCGCTCGTTGGTTTACAATAATTCTCCTCGTTTATTATATGCTTTTAGCTCATGCTGTGCCTTCGGTACAACGTGCGGTCATCATGATCAGTCTTGTCCTACTCGCAAAAATTTTTCAACGACGTGCCAACACGATCAATATTCTCTTTGCTGCAGCATTCATAATCCTCTGCATTAATCCGTTCCAGCTTTTCAGTGTTGGATTCCAACTTTCTTTCATTTCTGTCTTTGTCATACTTGTTCTCTTTCAATATCTGTCCCGATTTCTCAAGCCATTGCGAGAAAATCATTCAATTTTATTTTGGCTTTTAAATCTAGTAATTCTTAGCTTGTTAGTACAGCTTGCTTTAGCACCACTCACGATCCATTACTTTCATACGCTTGCGCTTGGTGGCATTCTGGCAAATGTCATTGCAATTCCACTTATTTCACTTGTTCTCCCACTGTCATTACTCTCTATCTTTTTCCCATTCTCCGCTATTTGTAGTATATATGCCGCAGCTAACAAACTCATGCTTTTTTTAGTCTTCGGGATTTCTCGATTTGTTGCTTCACACAAAATACTACTCTTTGACTTCCTTAATATGAGCATCTTCCAGGTTGTTGCACTCTATATTGTACTTGTTTTATTGATCCTACTGTGGAAGAAATCAGATACTTTAACAACAAGACTCTATAAATGCATTTCATTCTCAATTGTGATTCTTATGATACTTTTCGTCCCGGGATTTTTCCAGAATAAAGATTTTGAAATTACTGTTCTGGATGTAGGTCAGGGAGATGCAATCGTACTTCGAACTCCAGATCGTAAGACCATATTGATAGACACTGGTGATAAAACGCTTCAGAAAAATTATGGCGAAATGGTTGTTGTTCCATATTTGAGATCACATGGGATAAAACATATCAATCTGCTTGTTCTGACTCATCCTCATGCCGACCACATTGGAGGTGCATGTGCAGTTCTAGAAAATGTCAATATTGAAAAAGTGCTGCTCCCGCTTTGTGAATACGAATCTGAAATGTACGGAGATGTGCTAACATCTCTTGAAAAAAATGAAATCGAGATAATTTTTGCAGATACTTCACTTGTATTCGAAGAATTTGAACCCGTACATGTTAAAGTTCTTCATCCCACCTACGAGTATAAGAATGAAACAAATGTAAATAATTACTCGGTCGTGATAAAAGCTGAGTATAAGGATTTTTCAATACTCTTAACCGGTGATGCCGAACGTGAGGTTGAGTCCATTCTTATCGACAATTGGGGCACTTCTCTTGATTCAGACCTTTTAAAAGTCGGACATCATGGTAGTAATAGTTCATCGACTGCAAAATTTCTTGAATACGTCACACCCGACTATGCTGTTATTTCAGTTGGGGAAAAAAATCGGTATAATCATCCTGATAAAAACATTATTATGAGATTAGAAGAATGCGCACAAGGGTTGTTCAGAACTGATCAAGATGGTGCAGTTATCTTTTCTTCAGGTGGAAATACTTTGGATATAAAAACCATCACATCTGAAAGAGAAATTATTGATTGTGATATATAA
- a CDS encoding replication-associated recombination protein A, which yields MNNGLFQNEKEIDYKDMPLAERVRPQTLDEFVGQHKILEKDTILRNIIENNELTSLIFWGPPGTGKTTLARIIANKTQARFIFFSAVMSKILEVRNAMKEAEYNLREYHKKTVLFVDEIHRFNKAQQDAFLPYVEKGVIVLIGATTENPSFEVIAPLLSRCKVIVLQMLEEQDIYTIIKRSFSHPHSEIKEYEFMFDDTILHFLADYSCGDARVALNSIELIIKAYGKQKEKLTITSIKKLLERNNLFYDKDREEHYNIISALHKSLRGSDPQAGLYWLARMLEAGENPLYIARRLVRFASEDVGLADPQALVQALAVKDAVHFLGMPECNTALAQLVVYLATAPKSNKLYTAYKSAAEDAQKTSHLSVPYHIRNAPTGLMKELGYGKDYKYSHEFDEGYSYQKYFPDKMNEKEYYKPSQFGFEKEIKKRLDWWKKLKERDTDKNK from the coding sequence ATGAATAACGGATTATTTCAGAACGAGAAAGAAATCGATTACAAGGACATGCCCCTTGCAGAGAGAGTTCGTCCCCAAACATTGGATGAATTTGTGGGTCAGCACAAAATCCTTGAAAAAGACACAATCCTGCGAAATATTATTGAAAACAATGAATTAACATCGCTGATCTTCTGGGGACCTCCGGGAACGGGTAAAACCACACTTGCACGGATTATCGCAAACAAGACACAAGCCCGGTTCATCTTTTTTAGTGCAGTGATGTCCAAAATACTGGAAGTACGCAATGCGATGAAGGAAGCTGAGTACAATCTGCGTGAATATCATAAAAAGACCGTTCTTTTTGTGGATGAGATCCACCGTTTCAATAAAGCCCAGCAGGATGCATTTCTTCCCTATGTGGAAAAAGGAGTGATCGTTCTTATTGGTGCAACAACTGAAAATCCATCTTTCGAAGTTATCGCTCCTCTGCTTTCGCGATGTAAAGTCATCGTTCTTCAGATGCTCGAGGAACAGGACATCTACACCATCATCAAGAGAAGTTTTTCACACCCTCACAGCGAGATCAAGGAATACGAGTTCATGTTTGATGATACGATCCTGCATTTCCTTGCAGATTATTCATGCGGTGATGCTCGGGTCGCACTGAACTCGATCGAGCTGATCATTAAAGCATACGGAAAGCAGAAAGAGAAACTGACCATAACCTCGATCAAGAAATTGCTTGAGCGGAACAATCTTTTTTATGATAAGGATAGGGAAGAGCATTATAATATCATTTCTGCATTGCATAAATCTCTTCGCGGTAGCGATCCCCAGGCAGGGCTTTACTGGCTCGCTCGTATGCTGGAAGCTGGTGAGAATCCATTATACATTGCTCGACGATTGGTTCGTTTTGCATCCGAGGACGTTGGGCTCGCTGATCCACAGGCATTGGTTCAGGCACTAGCAGTTAAGGATGCGGTTCATTTTCTTGGTATGCCGGAATGTAATACTGCTTTGGCTCAGCTTGTCGTGTATCTTGCAACTGCTCCGAAAAGCAACAAGCTCTATACTGCATATAAATCTGCTGCAGAAGACGCTCAAAAAACCAGTCATCTCAGTGTTCCTTATCATATACGCAATGCACCAACCGGACTCATGAAAGAGCTCGGGTATGGGAAGGATTACAAATATTCTCATGAATTTGATGAGGGCTACTCATACCAGAAATACTTCCCTGATAAAATGAACGAGAAAGAATATTATAAACCCTCGCAATTTGGATTTGAAAAAGAGATAAAGAAGCGGTTGGATTGGTGGAAGAAACTGAAAGAACGGGACACAGACAAAAACAAATAA
- a CDS encoding 1-deoxy-D-xylulose-5-phosphate reductoisomerase, protein MKKIALIGATGSIGQSTIDVVKNHPDEFKIVLASAHSRIEQLIQYGDIVPIDHFVITGENGYSESNKSNKIHHGEDELLALLKDIDYDILLNAVVGSAGLKYTIAGIEAGHTIALANKESLVMAGDIISEMAQQKHCKIIPVDSEHSAIMQCLEGAQDRSQVRRIILTASGGPFSNLKIEAFKNITLKDALQHPTWAMGDKITIDSATMANKGLEVIEAHHLFNVPFDEIDVVIHPQSVIHSMVEYIDGSIISQLSFPDMKIPIQYALSYPDRLNATARYTDMAEIHELTFYKPNFEKFPLLCIASDVGKQGGILPTVFNAANEAAVNLFLKEKIQFIEIPKIIEKELSIQNIPHPDIETILEKDNEIKEKIYTSY, encoded by the coding sequence ATGAAAAAAATAGCGTTAATAGGTGCAACCGGCTCCATCGGACAGTCAACGATCGACGTTGTAAAAAATCATCCCGACGAATTCAAGATCGTACTCGCATCAGCACATAGCCGGATCGAACAGCTGATTCAATACGGAGATATTGTTCCTATCGATCATTTTGTTATTACAGGTGAGAATGGCTATAGTGAATCGAACAAATCAAACAAAATACATCATGGTGAAGATGAGTTACTTGCCCTTTTAAAAGATATAGATTATGATATTTTGCTCAATGCAGTCGTTGGCTCAGCGGGTTTGAAATATACGATTGCGGGTATTGAGGCCGGGCACACGATCGCGCTTGCAAATAAAGAATCTCTTGTTATGGCTGGGGATATCATTTCTGAAATGGCACAGCAAAAGCACTGCAAGATCATTCCGGTTGACAGCGAACATAGTGCCATTATGCAGTGTCTGGAAGGTGCGCAGGACAGATCACAAGTGCGGAGAATCATCCTGACGGCTTCGGGCGGACCATTTTCTAATCTCAAGATCGAGGCATTTAAAAACATCACGCTCAAAGACGCACTCCAGCATCCAACGTGGGCTATGGGAGATAAGATCACGATCGATTCTGCGACCATGGCAAACAAGGGATTGGAAGTGATAGAAGCTCATCACCTTTTTAATGTACCTTTCGATGAAATCGATGTGGTGATTCACCCACAGTCTGTTATCCATTCCATGGTAGAGTACATCGATGGCTCAATCATTTCTCAGCTGAGTTTTCCTGATATGAAAATCCCGATACAATATGCGCTGAGCTATCCGGACCGGCTCAATGCAACAGCTCGTTACACGGACATGGCTGAAATTCATGAATTGACGTTTTATAAGCCTAATTTTGAGAAATTTCCTCTTCTTTGTATCGCTTCTGATGTCGGGAAGCAGGGCGGCATCCTTCCCACCGTTTTCAACGCAGCGAACGAAGCAGCGGTTAATCTATTCTTAAAAGAAAAAATTCAGTTCATAGAAATACCGAAAATTATTGAAAAAGAACTTTCCATCCAAAACATTCCTCATCCCGATATTGAGACGATCCTTGAAAAAGATAACGAGATAAAAGAAAAGATATATACGTCATATTAA
- the rpoN gene encoding RNA polymerase factor sigma-54 translates to MNRMKVGVRTSQQMQQKLKLSPQMLITAELIQKPIQELEMVLKKELRLNPFLQDLSSEDGGNENPDIPDEMDEFQQSDDDGDLADQIQQLNKIINDIDDVSNEQFSYERQDKSRASRDNEEFETSKENIWDHFTEQVRELPLSPVEYDFADSILNTLDDNGYLDTPFEELYESYGLSEARAEQIHEMIMDIYPRGIGARNLAECLLAQLDNEISNHPVITSIIEDDLDVLQNHKFEELTKKYNISFEELITIKNIISHLDPKPRSRVTNHTLSYIKPDIIIKEIDGDLEIIVNDTYIPEIVVNKDYAQRILEQSKDKKHALRYIKSKLIAAENFVKALWMRRETLLRITDELIGQQPAFFREGKKILQPMTYEDVAKKIKRDVSTICRVVNNYYIETPLGVYLMKWFFTSKIGELSSQLIKKEIQKIIENENKKKPLSDQKIMDLLNEQGIEVSLRAVTKYRNQMGIPASRFRKKHL, encoded by the coding sequence ATGAACAGGATGAAAGTCGGCGTTAGAACATCTCAGCAGATGCAACAAAAGCTCAAGCTCTCCCCACAGATGCTTATCACTGCGGAGCTTATTCAGAAGCCCATTCAAGAACTGGAAATGGTACTGAAAAAAGAACTCCGCCTTAATCCTTTCCTACAGGATCTGAGTTCCGAAGATGGGGGCAATGAGAATCCCGATATTCCAGATGAGATGGATGAGTTCCAGCAATCAGATGATGACGGCGACCTTGCGGATCAAATACAACAGCTCAATAAGATCATAAACGACATCGATGATGTGTCGAATGAACAATTCAGTTATGAGCGCCAGGACAAATCACGCGCTTCCCGGGATAATGAAGAATTTGAAACATCAAAAGAAAATATCTGGGATCATTTTACTGAGCAGGTTCGAGAACTTCCCCTCTCCCCTGTCGAATATGATTTCGCAGATTCAATACTAAACACCCTGGACGACAACGGCTATCTCGATACCCCTTTCGAAGAATTGTATGAATCATATGGGCTTTCTGAAGCAAGGGCTGAGCAGATACATGAAATGATCATGGATATCTATCCTCGAGGGATAGGGGCACGGAATCTTGCAGAATGCCTGCTCGCACAGCTCGATAATGAAATTTCAAACCATCCGGTTATCACCTCCATTATAGAGGATGATCTGGATGTTCTTCAAAACCATAAGTTCGAAGAACTGACAAAAAAATATAACATCTCCTTTGAAGAACTCATCACAATAAAAAATATCATCAGTCACCTCGATCCAAAGCCCAGGAGCCGGGTAACAAATCATACGCTTTCCTATATAAAACCGGACATCATCATCAAAGAAATTGATGGTGATCTCGAAATCATTGTAAACGACACATATATCCCGGAAATTGTTGTAAACAAAGACTATGCGCAGCGTATCCTCGAACAAAGCAAAGATAAAAAGCATGCACTGAGATATATCAAATCAAAACTTATTGCAGCCGAGAATTTTGTGAAAGCACTCTGGATGAGACGCGAAACACTCCTCAGGATCACCGATGAGCTTATCGGTCAGCAGCCTGCTTTTTTCAGAGAAGGGAAAAAAATCCTTCAGCCAATGACATATGAGGATGTAGCTAAAAAGATCAAACGGGATGTCTCTACAATCTGTCGTGTTGTGAATAACTACTACATCGAAACTCCACTCGGTGTGTATCTTATGAAATGGTTTTTTACGAGCAAGATCGGTGAACTCTCATCTCAGCTTATTAAAAAGGAAATTCAAAAGATCATCGAGAACGAAAACAAGAAAAAGCCCCTGAGTGACCAGAAAATCATGGACTTGTTGAATGAACAGGGGATTGAGGTATCTCTCCGTGCTGTTACCAAATACAGAAACCAGATGGGAATTCCTGCCAGCCGATTTCGTAAAAAACATTTATGA
- a CDS encoding adenosine-specific kinase — protein sequence MELKTVKLVFPEGCNIILGQSHFIKTVEDIYEIMVNAVPGIKFGLAFSEASGPCLIRKDGTDEELIDVAVENLEMIASGHCFFLVMKDAFPLNVLNSLKQCFEVVNIFCATANPVEIIVAESEQGRGILGVIDGFSPKGVETVEDVAKRKEFLRMIGYKR from the coding sequence ATGGAATTAAAAACGGTGAAATTGGTCTTTCCAGAGGGTTGCAACATAATCCTGGGACAGTCACATTTTATTAAGACCGTCGAGGATATTTATGAGATCATGGTTAATGCAGTGCCGGGCATCAAATTCGGGCTGGCTTTCTCAGAAGCATCCGGTCCGTGTCTTATACGAAAAGACGGCACAGATGAAGAACTCATAGATGTCGCAGTCGAGAATCTTGAAATGATTGCATCAGGGCATTGCTTTTTTCTTGTTATGAAAGATGCTTTCCCGCTTAATGTATTAAACAGCCTGAAGCAGTGTTTCGAGGTGGTGAATATCTTCTGTGCTACGGCAAATCCGGTTGAGATCATCGTTGCTGAATCTGAACAGGGCAGAGGTATTTTAGGAGTCATCGATGGCTTTTCACCGAAAGGTGTCGAAACGGTTGAAGATGTGGCAAAGCGGAAAGAATTTCTTCGAATGATAGGATATAAGCGCTGA
- a CDS encoding phosphatidate cytidylyltransferase, whose translation MKKAFVRVLSSLVYGPIMLVCAWFGGYLLQILLSVVTILGIREFYLLSKEKKNVTLHLPLLIVCGLCLTWSIFFFQLMYVISLLILFFFIIFAWDVFANKDHYAIDKISYSVFSLIYIPLLLSFIFLIRALEHGRFLLIILYGCIWLTDSMAYFIGARLGKHRNIFKSSKNKSIEGFITGIITAFLSAYILNQLVFIIFGYFVLYSWLDIIAFGIIVGLLGQLGDLLESNIKRDFGVKDSSNLMPGHGGILDRFDSLLISAPFLYFYFTLLG comes from the coding sequence ATGAAAAAGGCATTTGTTCGTGTTCTGAGTTCATTAGTTTATGGTCCGATTATGCTGGTATGTGCATGGTTCGGCGGTTATCTGCTTCAAATACTCCTTTCGGTTGTCACGATCCTCGGCATTCGGGAGTTTTATCTTCTTTCAAAAGAGAAAAAGAATGTTACGCTCCATTTACCTCTTTTGATCGTGTGCGGATTATGCCTTACCTGGTCGATATTCTTCTTCCAACTTATGTATGTGATCTCGCTTCTTATACTCTTTTTCTTTATCATTTTTGCATGGGATGTCTTTGCTAATAAGGATCATTATGCTATTGATAAGATATCATATAGCGTTTTTTCGCTGATCTATATTCCCTTGTTGCTCTCATTCATATTCCTGATTCGCGCGCTCGAGCATGGCAGATTTCTTCTTATCATTCTCTATGGATGCATCTGGTTGACCGATTCCATGGCATACTTTATCGGCGCACGATTGGGAAAGCATCGGAATATTTTTAAATCAAGCAAAAATAAATCGATCGAAGGTTTTATTACGGGAATCATTACTGCTTTTCTGAGTGCATATATTCTTAACCAGCTCGTTTTTATTATTTTCGGCTACTTTGTGCTCTACTCGTGGTTAGACATCATTGCGTTCGGCATTATCGTAGGCTTGCTTGGACAACTTGGCGATCTTCTCGAATCAAATATCAAACGTGATTTTGGAGTGAAGGATTCATCAAACCTTATGCCCGGGCATGGCGGCATACTCGATCGTTTTGACAGTCTTCTGATCAGCGCTCCTTTCCTCTACTTTTATTTTACGTTGTTAGGATAA
- a CDS encoding isoprenyl transferase: MKLKSELIREIKKHPLPQHIAIIMDGNGRWARSKNLPRIKGHYEGTRAVKRIVKVSGEIGLNYLTIYAFSTENWKRPNNEPKAVLTLIENTLMKEIKELYESNVVIKFIGSRDGVSDSLAQKMSDAYEMTKNNTGLHLLVAVNYGGRLEIIDGINQLLKENATSISLEDFPHYLYTKDVPDPDLLIRTSGEMRISNYLIWQTAYSEMYFTKTLWPDFSQEEFLQAILDYQTRSRRFGGV; the protein is encoded by the coding sequence ATGAAATTAAAATCAGAACTTATTCGCGAGATCAAAAAACATCCCCTTCCACAGCATATTGCGATCATCATGGATGGGAACGGTCGCTGGGCGCGATCAAAGAACCTGCCACGCATAAAAGGACACTACGAAGGCACTCGGGCAGTGAAAAGAATCGTCAAAGTATCCGGAGAAATCGGGCTGAATTACCTGACGATCTATGCCTTTTCAACAGAAAACTGGAAGCGTCCAAACAACGAACCAAAGGCAGTTCTTACACTTATTGAAAACACACTCATGAAAGAGATCAAGGAATTGTACGAAAGCAATGTAGTTATTAAATTCATCGGCTCAAGAGATGGTGTATCTGACTCTCTTGCACAAAAAATGTCTGATGCATATGAGATGACGAAAAACAACACGGGACTTCATCTGCTCGTTGCAGTGAATTATGGAGGACGTCTCGAGATCATAGACGGCATCAATCAACTTCTCAAAGAAAATGCAACGTCAATTTCGCTGGAAGATTTTCCTCATTATTTATATACAAAAGACGTACCTGATCCCGATCTGCTTATTCGAACCAGCGGAGAAATGAGGATCAGCAATTATCTGATATGGCAGACTGCATATTCTGAGATGTACTTCACAAAAACCTTATGGCCTGACTTTTCTCAGGAAGAGTTCTTGCAGGCAATCCTTGATTATCAAACGCGCTCACGCAGGTTTGGAGGTGTATAG